One Dromiciops gliroides isolate mDroGli1 chromosome 3, mDroGli1.pri, whole genome shotgun sequence DNA segment encodes these proteins:
- the GNG8 gene encoding guanine nucleotide-binding protein G(I)/G(S)/G(O) subunit gamma-8 isoform X5 has translation MSNNMAKIAEARKTVEQLKLEVNIERMKVSKAGAELLAFCEAHVKEDPLVTPVPAAENPFREKRLFCVLL, from the exons ATGTCCAACAACATGGCCAAGATTGCTGAGGCCCGAAAGACAGTGGAGCAGCTGAAGTTGGAGGTCAACATTGAACGCATGAAG GTATCCAAAGCTGGGGCCGAACTGCTGGCTTTCTGCGAGGCGCATGTGAAGGAGGACCCACTGGTGACCCCGGTGCCCGCCGCTGAGAACCCCTTCCGCGAGAAACGACTTTTCTGCGTCCTGCTCTGA